The genomic stretch CAAGCACGGCATCAACGTGGTCAAGGCCATGAAGGACGGCTGGTTCGCCAAGCTGGCCGACGCCATGTCCGTGCCGTCCACGGACGAACTGCTTTCCCAGATCGGCTACGCGCACATCACGCCGAACAAGGCGCTCAAGCGGCTCTACGCGCTCATGGAAGGCAAGCCGGAGGCCAAGGAGCTGCCGGAAGCCCCGGAAGAGGCGGGCGGCCGCAAGCCCAAGTCCAAGAGCGAGGGCATCAAGATCAGCGGCGTGGACAACGTGCTGGTGCGCTTCGCCTCCTGCTGCAACCCGCTGCCCGGCGAGCCCATCATCGGCTACATCACGCGCGGCCGCGGCGTCACCGTGCATCGCAACGACTGTCCGCATCTGAAGAACTTCGAGCCGGAACGCCTGCTCACGGTGACCTGGGAGGGCCAGGAGGATCATCCCTATCCCGCGCGCATCCGCATCCGCTGCACCAACCAGAAGGGCATGCTCGCGCGGATCACCAAGATCTTCTTCGACGAGGACATCAATATCGATTCCGGAACGTTCGAGTCCAACGTGGACGGCAACTCCGTACTGGAGATGACCGTGGAGGTCCGCAGCCTGGACCAGCTCTACGGAGCGCTGTCCAAGGTCAAGTCGGCAGGATCGGTCAAGGAGGCGCTGCGCATTTCCTGATGCGCGCCGCGCCGAAAGGGCATGAGGGGCGAAGCCCCCAAATTCATGGTCAGGCGGAAGAGCAGGCCGGAGGTCGCAGCTGGGCGGCTTTCCGGCCTGTTTTCGTGGGTGGCGCGGGCAGGGTCAGCGGGCGTCGGGAGCTTCGGGCGCGACCTCGATGAGCAGCACGTGTCCGTCCGTGCCCGGCCACTTGGCCTGCTGGGCGAGGAAGCGCGCTATGCCTCCGGGCGCGGCAAGGTCCATGCGCTGCACGCCGCCCTTGCGGAGCGCCTGTTCGAACCAGGCGCGGCCTTCGGCGTCCGCCAGCAGCAGGCCGACGTGGTGGTGCAGGAGCCTGCCCTTGCGCAGGCGGCTGAAGCTGAGCAGGCAGGGGCGGTCCGGCCGCAGCTGGGCCAGGATTTTTACCCAGGCGGCCGCGTCGTCCAGGGGGAACCCGCGCAGATTCCTGCCGTTGGCGTCTTCCGGCAGGTCCATGCGCCCTTCGGGCAGAAGCACCTTCCGTTCAAGCCCTTCGCTGACGTTGAGCACGAGATCGAACCCGAAATCCCAGTCCTCGCCTCCGGGCGCCCCCGGGCCGCTGTCGTGGTTGCGGTCGCGCAGCATGGCGGCCAGAGGCAGAGGCCGTTGCAGCGCCTTGCGCGCCGCCGCGACAACGAGTCCGCTGCAATTCAGGCCCGGCGAGTCCAGGACGATTTTTGGCCGGGCGAAATACGTCCAGCGCCCCTGTTCGTCCAGCGCGCCGTCGGTTCGGTAGGGCAGGCCGAGAAACGCGGCGGCCGCATCCGCGGGGGAGACTTCGTCCGCGGTGCCATTCCGGGCGGCTTGCGCCTGGGCCTGAACCGGGGACGCGGGCAGAACGGAAAGAGCCGCAGCGCAGATGCAGACCGCGCACAGCAAAAGGCTGGGGGGCGCATGTCTCATGGGTGGATGTTCAGCTTGATGGTGGTGATGGGTTGCGGATTGGTCTGGCGGTAAAAGCCCCAGACCTCGACGGTGCAGGGACCGGGCCGCAGCGCCCGGAACACGGCGGTCCGTCCCCTTGCGTCCTCCGGCTCGAAACGTCCGGCGTCCCTCGGCGTCACCAGCCAATATTCGTCGTGGATGCCGTCCAGCTCCTCCGGAACCTTCAGGGAAAGCCGCACGGTCTGCCCCGCAGCCAGGAAAGGGCCGTGGGCGGGGACGATCTCGCCGCGCAGGACCGTATGGTCGCAGGATCCGGCGAAGGTTGCCAGAAACAGGGCGATCGCGCCGAGGAAGGGGCGGTAGCTTCGCAGCATGCATTGTCTCCTGGGTCTTGATGCTACCACGAACCCAGGCGGGCCGCCATCCCGAGGGGGGCGTAATTTGAGTTTGAATTTTTGCGGCAGTGGGGTATATTGAAAACGATGATCCCTGAAAGCAACGCGCCAAGGCGTATCGCAAGCAAGGAGGAATGAATGGCCATCATCATTGATGAGAACGAATGCATCGGTTGCGAAACTTGCGTTGAATTGTGCCCGGATGTTTTTGAAATGAATGAAGAAACAGAAAAAGCAGTCGTCAAGGTTCCCAACTCCGACCTGGACTGCGTGGACGAGGCCATTGACAGCTGCCCCAGCGAGGCTATCTCTAGAGAGTAGACCGGCGGAAGCCCGGAGCGACGTTCGGCTGGTGCCGCCGGAAAGGAGGAATCATGAGAGAAAGACGATCGGGACTGGAGAGGCGTTCCCGCAGCGGGAGACGGTCCGGAAAGGATCGCCGCACCTGCATGAGGACCAATCCGGACCGCCGGGAGCGGGAAGACCGCCGGGCCGGCGAGGATCGCCGCATGACCTATTGACGGCGACAAAAGCGCGAACACAATCGAGGCGTACGCAAGTGCGCCTTTTTTCTTGCTGCCGCCAAGCTGAGCCCAAGACGCAAGGAGACCGTTCATGATTCGTAACGTCGCGGCCCTTCTGATTCTTCTTTTGCTGCTTCCCGCTGCGGGGTGGGCTCTCTCCCCTCGCAGCGACGGCGTCGCGGACCTGGAGGGGACTCGGCTGGCCTACCGGATTTACGGCCAGGGCAAGCCCCTGCTGTTGATCACCGGCTACGGGGCGAGCATGGAAACCTGGCCGGAACTCTTGCTGAAGGCGCTGGCCAGGGAGCGGCGGGTCGTTCTCTTCGACAATCGGGGCATCGCCCGTTCCACGGCGGACGATTCGCCCCTCAGCATCGCGCTTATGGCCGAGGACGCCGCCAGCCTGCTGCGCGCTCTGGACGTGGAGTCCGCCGAAGTCCTGGGCTGGTCCATGGGCGGCAGCATCGCCCAGGAACTGGCCCTGGCCCATCCGCAGATGGTCGAAAAACTG from Paucidesulfovibrio longus DSM 6739 encodes the following:
- a CDS encoding ferredoxin, translated to MAIIIDENECIGCETCVELCPDVFEMNEETEKAVVKVPNSDLDCVDEAIDSCPSEAISRE